A region of Methanocorpusculum labreanum Z DNA encodes the following proteins:
- a CDS encoding FprA family A-type flavoprotein, giving the protein MAAREIVENIYAVGTINWDLRYFDAIMPTPRGSSYNAYLVKGSEKTALVDTGEPHEEAEFITNLMRVDQHSLDYIVCLHAEQDHSGMLPLLLEVYPMAKVVTNEVCKGLLMAMHHLEELEERFIVIGDRETLSLGDKTLKFYLTPWVHWPDTMFAEVVEDKVLFTSDFLGTHYASPTLFQDNDLPDYLESAKRYYAAIMMPFRASVREYLTLVDEIAPKIIGPSHGPVLKLPAKIMDLYREWASDTPKNIVVVAYVSMHGSTEMMVNFLVDDLVQRGIPVQQYNLLETDSGVLGSSIVDAATIILATPTVLFGPHPVAVNAAYLVRALRPKAKYLGVIGSYGWGTNAVNYLAEMLSPLGAEVLEPVYIKGLPDEPAIADLHKLADSIEERHKTL; this is encoded by the coding sequence ATGGCAGCCCGCGAGATTGTTGAAAACATCTATGCGGTCGGTACGATCAACTGGGACCTCCGGTACTTTGATGCGATCATGCCGACACCGAGAGGGAGCAGTTACAACGCTTACCTCGTAAAAGGCAGCGAAAAGACCGCCCTCGTCGATACCGGTGAACCCCACGAAGAAGCTGAGTTCATCACCAATCTTATGCGGGTGGACCAGCATTCCCTGGATTATATCGTCTGTCTGCACGCAGAACAGGATCATTCCGGTATGCTTCCGCTGCTTCTCGAAGTATATCCGATGGCAAAGGTCGTCACGAACGAGGTCTGCAAAGGACTTCTGATGGCAATGCACCATCTGGAAGAACTCGAAGAGCGGTTCATCGTGATTGGGGACAGAGAGACGCTTTCTCTCGGCGACAAGACGCTGAAGTTCTATCTCACTCCCTGGGTCCACTGGCCCGACACGATGTTTGCAGAGGTCGTCGAGGACAAAGTTCTCTTTACCTCGGATTTCCTTGGAACGCATTATGCATCCCCGACGCTTTTTCAGGACAATGATCTTCCCGATTATCTGGAATCAGCAAAACGTTACTATGCAGCGATCATGATGCCATTTAGAGCATCGGTTCGCGAGTATCTGACGCTTGTTGACGAGATCGCGCCGAAAATCATCGGTCCAAGTCACGGTCCTGTTCTGAAGCTTCCCGCAAAGATCATGGATCTGTACCGCGAATGGGCATCCGACACCCCGAAAAACATCGTCGTTGTCGCATATGTTTCCATGCACGGAAGTACCGAAATGATGGTGAATTTCCTTGTTGATGATCTCGTTCAGCGGGGAATTCCCGTTCAGCAGTATAATCTCCTGGAAACGGATTCGGGCGTTCTCGGCAGTTCGATCGTCGATGCAGCAACTATCATTCTTGCAACACCGACCGTTCTTTTCGGTCCTCACCCGGTCGCAGTAAACGCTGCGTATCTGGTCAGGGCACTTCGGCCGAAAGCGAAATACCTTGGCGTGATCGGTTCGTACGGCTGGGGAACCAATGCCGTCAACTATCTCGCCGAGATGCTTTCACCTCTTGGAGCCGAAGTACTCGAGCCGGTTTATATCAAGGGCCTTCCCGATGAACCTGCAATCGCGGATCTGCACAAACTGGCGGATTCGATCGAAGAGCGTCATAAAACGCTCTGA
- a CDS encoding desulfoferrodoxin: protein MTQAKEIYKCAICGNTVRVIGKGKGQLVCCGQPMNLLEENSTDASLEKHVPVIEEVAGGYKVAVGSAPHPMLDEHYITWVALRTDDGIVHEKFLVPGEKPEMIVKTTAKAEKAGEYCNQHGLWVKKV, encoded by the coding sequence ATGACACAGGCTAAAGAAATCTACAAATGTGCTATCTGCGGGAACACTGTCAGGGTCATCGGAAAAGGAAAAGGCCAGCTCGTCTGCTGTGGCCAGCCGATGAATCTGCTTGAAGAAAACAGTACCGACGCCTCGCTCGAAAAACATGTTCCGGTTATTGAAGAGGTCGCCGGAGGATACAAAGTAGCGGTCGGTTCAGCTCCCCACCCAATGCTCGATGAACACTACATCACCTGGGTCGCTCTCAGAACCGATGACGGGATCGTTCACGAGAAGTTCCTTGTTCCGGGCGAAAAACCCGAGATGATCGTAAAGACCACTGCAAAGGCAGAGAAAGCCGGGGAATACTGTAACCAGCACGGACTCTGGGTCAAAAAAGTATAA
- a CDS encoding rubredoxin, whose translation MDKYRCSVCGYVYDPEKGAGIMYPPGTAFESLPDTWKCPVCGASKSQFKKV comes from the coding sequence ATGGATAAATACCGTTGCTCGGTCTGTGGATACGTCTACGACCCTGAAAAAGGTGCAGGGATCATGTACCCGCCAGGAACCGCTTTTGAATCACTTCCGGACACGTGGAAGTGCCCTGTCTGCGGCGCAAGCAAATCGCAGTTCAAAAAGGTGTAA
- a CDS encoding ABC1 kinase family protein produces the protein MASVSLRRYGQIADVLVKYGFGYFINELFPGFINTKKTAVEEYSGYSTYARIRMALEELGPTFVKFGQLMSTRTELFPAEMIDELCKLQDRVGVVPFDEVIPTLDEYIPDWRDVFTSVDPKPLAAASISQVYRAVMQDGTVLALKIQRPRITARIEQDVVLLRSIAQLLEDKRPELRMYNPVSLVDDFTTQIRKELDFTRDGMNAERLARNMRLSGIPGIKVPKIYWDYSGKELLAMEFVAGCRSDDVDAILAMGMDPKELSSRGLKAFMVQIFQNGFYHGDPHAGNLRISPSGDLVFLDFGVCGVVMKDMRNKFISLILALLSADTDMTIRYIKNLGVQIPQTGIDEFRGELYLALQDYKEMGAQVNFSGLLGSIQDLFQKNNIRVPPNIMQLLKALMLVSNVAFTLDPDLEFTKEVEPFLKQIVADEMKDPANLQKKMLDAKMRFEDLARVPKQLGSVLEMASEGKLKVDISAKEVTHLSDTIEGAVDKLVIGLILSAIVIGLSLVMMSQTFTSEFLPVIAYIAAVLVIIVIFYKMRSRNKKHGD, from the coding sequence ATGGCGAGTGTAAGTCTTCGAAGATATGGTCAGATCGCTGATGTGCTAGTCAAATACGGGTTTGGATACTTCATCAACGAACTGTTTCCAGGTTTTATCAATACGAAAAAAACAGCTGTTGAGGAGTACAGCGGATACTCGACGTATGCCAGGATCCGTATGGCTCTCGAAGAGCTCGGTCCTACATTCGTAAAGTTCGGCCAGCTTATGAGCACGCGAACGGAATTGTTCCCTGCCGAAATGATCGACGAGCTGTGCAAACTGCAGGACAGAGTGGGTGTGGTCCCGTTCGATGAAGTCATCCCGACACTGGACGAATACATCCCCGACTGGCGTGACGTGTTTACCTCCGTCGACCCGAAACCGCTTGCCGCCGCTTCCATTTCTCAGGTCTACCGTGCCGTTATGCAGGACGGGACGGTTCTTGCGCTCAAGATCCAGCGGCCAAGAATCACCGCAAGGATCGAACAGGATGTCGTTCTGCTTCGATCCATCGCCCAGCTGCTCGAAGACAAACGCCCGGAACTCCGCATGTATAATCCGGTCTCTCTTGTCGACGACTTCACCACGCAGATCAGAAAGGAACTCGACTTCACCCGCGACGGGATGAATGCCGAACGCCTTGCCCGGAACATGAGGCTCTCCGGCATCCCCGGCATCAAAGTCCCGAAGATCTACTGGGACTACTCGGGAAAAGAGCTGCTGGCAATGGAGTTCGTCGCCGGCTGCAGAAGCGACGATGTCGATGCGATCCTTGCGATGGGCATGGATCCAAAAGAGCTGTCGAGCCGTGGTCTCAAAGCATTCATGGTCCAGATCTTCCAAAACGGGTTCTATCACGGAGATCCGCACGCCGGAAACCTTCGGATCTCGCCGTCCGGCGATCTTGTCTTCCTCGACTTCGGTGTATGCGGAGTTGTGATGAAGGATATGCGAAACAAATTCATCTCGCTTATCCTTGCTCTTCTCTCGGCTGATACCGACATGACTATTCGGTACATCAAAAATCTGGGTGTCCAGATCCCTCAGACCGGGATCGACGAGTTCCGGGGCGAACTGTATCTCGCTCTTCAGGATTACAAAGAGATGGGTGCCCAGGTCAACTTCTCCGGACTCCTTGGATCCATCCAGGACCTTTTCCAGAAAAACAACATCCGTGTCCCGCCGAACATCATGCAGCTGTTAAAGGCCCTGATGCTTGTATCCAACGTTGCTTTCACCCTCGATCCGGATCTCGAGTTCACCAAAGAAGTCGAGCCGTTCCTAAAACAGATCGTCGCTGATGAGATGAAGGATCCGGCCAACCTGCAGAAAAAAATGCTGGATGCCAAAATGAGGTTCGAAGACCTTGCCAGGGTCCCCAAACAGCTCGGCTCGGTTCTCGAGATGGCCTCGGAAGGCAAACTCAAAGTCGACATCTCCGCAAAAGAGGTCACCCATCTCAGCGACACGATCGAAGGTGCCGTCGACAAACTCGTGATCGGTCTGATCCTTTCCGCGATCGTGATCGGTCTGTCTCTTGTGATGATGAGTCAGACCTTCACCTCGGAATTCTTACCGGTCATTGCCTACATCGCTGCCGTTTTAGTTATCATCGTGATCTTCTACAAGATGCGAAGCAGAAACAAAAAACACGGCGATTAA
- a CDS encoding LytS/YhcK type 5TM receptor domain-containing protein — MAENKEKHMQNTKIFVSIIIGLVLAAFLLAYDAGLYTLGEGTSQYAVLILLLARMMIASVILYLFTITGAFKRLVSGEARLSDLVLTAVLTLAISLYGNYGGVEVNGVLVNFRDVGAILAGLLGGPIVGTIVGLVSGYLRFLQGGVVAVPCMLGTIMAGLLSGIAIRFWKGKLTVVRAIIISLIVELLHVIVIFPIYVLSMGTMTPDQVMATIVFCVPVMCVVTPLGVAVFAYFVRKYACVGRTGIEKLSWNKLIRK, encoded by the coding sequence ATGGCTGAAAATAAAGAAAAACACATGCAAAACACAAAAATTTTCGTATCGATCATCATAGGATTGGTGCTTGCCGCCTTCCTTCTGGCGTATGATGCAGGACTCTATACCCTCGGAGAAGGTACATCCCAATATGCCGTCCTCATTCTGCTGCTTGCCCGGATGATGATCGCCTCGGTCATTCTCTATCTGTTTACGATCACCGGAGCCTTTAAACGTCTGGTTTCCGGAGAAGCACGACTCAGCGATCTTGTCTTGACCGCAGTCCTGACTCTGGCCATTTCCCTGTACGGTAATTACGGCGGTGTTGAAGTGAACGGGGTTCTGGTAAACTTCCGTGACGTCGGAGCTATCCTCGCGGGTCTTCTCGGAGGGCCGATCGTCGGGACAATCGTCGGTCTTGTCAGCGGATATCTGCGGTTTCTGCAGGGCGGGGTCGTTGCTGTGCCCTGTATGCTTGGGACGATCATGGCAGGTCTTCTCTCCGGTATTGCGATTCGATTCTGGAAAGGAAAACTGACCGTCGTCCGTGCAATTATCATTTCACTGATCGTTGAACTTCTGCACGTGATCGTCATATTCCCGATCTACGTCTTAAGTATGGGAACGATGACTCCGGATCAGGTCATGGCAACTATCGTATTCTGTGTCCCGGTAATGTGTGTGGTCACTCCTCTTGGTGTGGCGGTTTTTGCGTATTTTGTGCGCAAATACGCGTGCGTCGGCAGAACCGGAATCGAAAAGTTAAGCTGGAACAAACTTATCCGCAAGTGA
- a CDS encoding radical SAM protein translates to MTHSTLKEKLQAIGIRHVLSYLDSDPDKNIPKLLKWVELLDKNNTLEGPLPTVKRVLSDKDGVWYKFITDLYTDIDPSVRKKIFENFIVNAVVLGRDKKIKLRDEEGCNIPWAILMDPTSACNLKCIGCWAAEYGNRMNLSLEEWDSIIEQGKALGTYFYLYSGGEPLVRKKDIIKMCEKHSDCIFLSFTNGTLIDEAFADEMLRVGNFIPAISIEGDEAATDSRRGAGVYQKVIRAMEILKERKLPFGISCCYTSANTDVIGSDAYIDDMIARGAKFAWFFTYMPVGVDAVPELLATPEQREHMYRQVRHIRETRPIFAMDFWNDGEYVNGCVAGGRFYLHINANGDIEPCAFIHYSDSNIRTHTLLEAYKSPLFMQYRVNQPFNQNHLRPCPLLDNPERLAAMVDASGAKSTDMVNPEDVHDLMSKTVPAAEKWAPVADELWVENRAEKAAKAACPGGCGCGCQAPEHK, encoded by the coding sequence ATGACACATAGCACGTTAAAAGAAAAACTGCAGGCGATCGGTATCAGGCATGTTCTAAGCTACCTGGACTCGGACCCTGACAAAAATATCCCCAAGCTCCTTAAGTGGGTCGAGCTTCTGGATAAAAACAACACGCTGGAGGGTCCTCTTCCGACCGTAAAACGCGTGCTCTCCGACAAAGACGGGGTTTGGTACAAATTCATCACGGATCTCTACACCGACATCGATCCAAGCGTCCGCAAAAAGATTTTCGAGAACTTCATCGTCAATGCCGTTGTTCTCGGCAGAGACAAGAAGATCAAGCTGAGAGACGAGGAAGGATGCAACATCCCCTGGGCCATTCTGATGGATCCAACGAGTGCCTGCAATCTGAAATGCATCGGCTGCTGGGCGGCAGAGTACGGCAACCGGATGAACCTGTCCCTTGAAGAATGGGACTCGATCATCGAGCAGGGAAAAGCTCTCGGAACCTACTTTTATCTCTACTCCGGCGGCGAACCGCTGGTTCGAAAGAAAGACATCATCAAGATGTGCGAAAAGCACAGCGACTGTATTTTCCTGTCCTTTACGAACGGTACCTTGATCGACGAGGCATTTGCTGACGAAATGCTAAGAGTCGGGAACTTTATTCCGGCGATCAGTATCGAAGGCGATGAAGCGGCGACCGACTCCCGGCGTGGAGCCGGCGTGTATCAGAAAGTCATCCGGGCTATGGAGATTCTCAAAGAGAGAAAACTTCCGTTCGGTATTTCCTGCTGCTACACGAGTGCAAACACCGACGTGATCGGCAGCGATGCCTACATTGACGACATGATCGCCCGCGGAGCGAAGTTTGCCTGGTTCTTTACGTACATGCCGGTCGGCGTTGACGCCGTTCCCGAGCTTCTTGCAACTCCCGAGCAGAGAGAACATATGTATCGTCAGGTCAGGCATATCCGGGAAACCCGTCCGATCTTTGCCATGGACTTCTGGAACGACGGCGAGTATGTGAACGGCTGTGTTGCCGGCGGCAGATTCTATCTCCACATCAATGCAAACGGCGACATCGAGCCGTGTGCATTCATCCACTACTCGGACTCGAACATCCGGACCCACACCCTTCTCGAAGCATACAAGTCCCCGCTTTTTATGCAGTATCGGGTGAACCAGCCGTTCAATCAGAACCATCTCCGGCCCTGTCCTCTGCTGGATAACCCGGAGAGACTTGCTGCAATGGTGGATGCTTCCGGTGCAAAATCCACGGACATGGTCAACCCCGAAGACGTACACGATTTGATGTCAAAGACCGTTCCGGCGGCAGAGAAATGGGCACCGGTCGCCGATGAGCTCTGGGTGGAGAACCGTGCCGAGAAGGCTGCAAAGGCTGCCTGCCCCGGCGGCTGCGGCTGCGGATGTCAGGCCCCGGAACACAAATAA